One part of the Haliotis asinina isolate JCU_RB_2024 chromosome 2, JCU_Hal_asi_v2, whole genome shotgun sequence genome encodes these proteins:
- the LOC137274105 gene encoding uncharacterized protein: protein MCAAISFGNEFLVGRIHVSGFNNCFLCIRRLLSVVMPSWMLWFCQIQKSLLSSPRYTGCLSTWSNRCDRLRCPLPHHRGMWNRLLPCLLLWVLAKETSSHDTHETHSRDKHRNR, encoded by the exons ATGTGTGCAGCCATATCCTTCGGCAATGAATTCCTGGTTGGTCGTATACACGTTTCTGGCTTTAACAACTGTTT CTTGTGCATCAGGAGATTGCTCTCCGTCGTCATGCCCTCATGGATGCTGTGGTTCTGTCAGATACAGAAGAGTTTGTTGTCCAGCCCCAGG TACACCGGTTGTCTATCCACCTGGAGTAATCGCTGCGATCGTCTGCGCTGTCCTCTTCCCCATCATCGTGGTATGTGGAATCGCCTGCTGCCGTGCCTATTGTTGTGGGTCCTCGCCAAAGAAACATCGTCACATGATACACACGAGACCCATAGCCGTGATAAACACAG AAACAGATGA
- the LOC137274104 gene encoding cysteine and tyrosine-rich protein 1-like, whose translation MYFTKRGWILLFLIAVSSAYETCYENDHLRTRSLTCSDSCCGTLSSKYCCSKVSVSSPHSISGVIIGVVVAGVVVLIAIITGVVLCCVFCCRSPRSRRGRVVTTNQQLAVVSTGINPTPATYNAGYFNPSQPAPSPYYPQPAGTSQAPPPYSAAPSYDPGQTAYPVSTGAVPPSPAHFENNSEPNKAVPASEHY comes from the exons cCAGTGCCTATGAAACGTGTTACGAGAATGATCACCTTCGCACTCGTTCACTGACATGCTCGGATTCCTGTTGTGGTACACTTTCATCCAAATATTGTTG CTCGAAGGTGTCCGTTAGTTCCCCCCACAGTATATCAGGAGTGATCATTGGGGTCGTCGTGGCCGGTGTAGTCGTTCTCATCGCCATCATTACAGGAGTAGTGCTGTGCTGTGTCTTCTGCTGTAGGTCACCTCGAAGTCGCCGAGGTCGAGTAGTGACCACCAACCAGCAGCTTGCCGTCGTATCGACAG GTATCAACCCTACACCTGCTACATATAATGCAGGATACTTCAATCCATCCCAACCTGCTCCAAGTCCATACTACCCCCAACCTGCAGGAACTTCACAAGCTCCACCACCCTACTCCGCCGCACCATCCTATGACCCAGGACAAACCGCATATCCAGTATCCACTGGAGCGGTCCCTCCTTCTCCTGCTCATTTTGAAAACAACTCGGAACCCAACAAAGCTGTGCCAGCTAGTGAGCATTATTAA